From a single Aphis gossypii isolate Hap1 unplaced genomic scaffold, ASM2018417v2 Contig00478, whole genome shotgun sequence genomic region:
- the LOC114126701 gene encoding putative nuclease HARBI1 has translation MSLRRVNIESNILTKSSEVDELFILKCLSKFHKTRALSDFKERQKIKNYVATVYRQTPAEFKFHFRLLPSTFEFLLMQLPPAETFLGRTPIANDRRLLLTLWVLANEKETFRSVAERFGVSESSAHRIFTSTVDAIHNIRHKYIVWPQGGERVRNSLGFQNLRNIPFPGAFAAINCTHIRISGNIKDNSYLNRNRYHSVNLQAVCNFEGMFIDAFVGFPGSCHDAYVFSNSPLYQALEDNPRLLLPNEHYILGDSAYPLTKYLMKPYRRSILMPPEQKFFNTVLSSSRTCIEQAFGGLKGRFRRLKGIESTDITLVSKTTVACCILHNLCVKQGEDIEEYVEVEDCYDSNEREAVGGLDCSLQFKSVECYDLVLDTWRPVSEMSVCRNGVDVGVMDGVMYAIGGYDGTVHIKSLEVHRPSDGVWYSVATTQSPTLGPLRHCQNVEFMVE, from the exons ATGAGTTTGAGAAGAGTGAACATTGAGTCGAATATACTAACAAAGTCGTCGGAAGTAGATGAACTATTTATCCTAAAATGTCTCTCAAAGTTTCATAAAACTAGAGCACTCAGTGATTTTAAGGAGaggcaaaaaattaaaaattatgtggcAACTGTTTACAGACAGACTCCAGCAGAATTTAAGTTTCACTTTCGCTTGTTACCATCAACATTtgaa tttttgctAATGCAATTACCACCAGCTGAAACATTTTTAGGGCGAACCCCTATTGCGAATGATCGTCGTTTGCTCTTAACATTATGGGTTTTAGCCAATGAAAAAGAGACTTTTAGATCAGTGGCTGAACGGTTTGGGGTAAGTGAATCAAGCGCTCACAGAATTTTCACTTCAACCGTTGATGCTATTCACAATATTCGTCACAAATACATAGTTTGGCCTCAAG gagGTGAAAGAGTGCGTAATTCCCTAGGGTTTCAAAATTTGAGAAATATTCCTTTTCCTGGTGCTTTTGCTGCAATTAATTGCACTCATATTCGTATCAGTGgtaatataaaagataatagcTATCTTAATCGGAATAGATACCATAGTGTAAATCTACAAGCAGTTTGTAATTTTGAag GAATGTTTATTGATGCTTTTGTAGGATTCCCTGGATCCTGTCATGATGCATATGTGTTTTCAAATAGTCCATTATATCAGGCTTTAGAAGACAACCCTAGATTACTTTTACCTAATGAGCATTATATATTAGGTGATTCTGCATATCCACTTACAAAGTATTTGATGAAACCCTATCGTCGTTCTATACTAATGCCACCAgaacaaaagttttttaatacagtTCTTTCTTCTTCAAGAACTTGTATTGAGCAAGCATTTGGAGGTTTAAAAGGACGTTTTAGACGTTTGAAAGGAATTGAATCAACTGATATTACATTAGTTTCTAAAACTACAGTGGCATGTTGTATTCTACACAACTTATGCGTTAAacaag GGGAGGATATTGAAGAATATGTTGAAGTCGAAGATTGTTATGATTCAAATGAACGAGAAGCT GTAGGAGGTCTGGATTGTTCATTACAGTTTAAATCTGTGGAATGTTATGATCTTGTTCTTGACACATGGAGACCAGTTTCAGAAATGTCTGTATGTCGCAATGGTGTTGATGTAGGAGTCATGGACGGTGTTATGTATGCTATTGGCGGCTATGATGGAACAGTGCATATTAAAAGTCTTGAGGTTCATAGACCAAGTGATGGAGTTTGGTATTCTGTAGCTACAACCCAATCACCAACACTTGGACCATTGAGACATTGTCAAAACGTAGAATTTATGGTGGAGTAG
- the LOC126554371 gene encoding uncharacterized protein LOC126554371: MLKFIGFVQYEGVGRVWSADKLKILCNVENDDGIQQNIMMDVNILISNGINVEESPVRCTNSPSIVQDDEHSFVDNTKDAFIWNKNLVTLLIETRIEMDTSFQGNKFKKNVLWTKVAEKLNTSFPNYAPVSADKCDSKWRNLWVTYKANVKKSHLSGRDSVTWEYYDVLDEQFGKKPNVRPPPSTLISTLNSSYTSNEDDHHLESLDNTLDKSPGQSDNITNNNITVRETRQENYKRLKTGYGMADYINLKKKEIEYQNEIQKKLLHLKEREVDALCTMSQALNTMADKASNI; encoded by the exons ATGCTGAAATTCATTGGTTTCGTTCAATATGAAGGAGTTGGACGTGTGTGGTCTGCAGATAAGCTCAAAATACTGTGTAATGTAGAAAATG atgatGGTatccaacaaaatattatgatggatgttaacattttaattagtaatggGATCAATGTTGAAGAAAGTCCAGTAAGGTGTACTAATTCACCAAGCATTGTCCAGGACGACGAACATTCTTTTGTCGATAACACtaaag atgcATTTATATGGAACAAAAATCTTGTGACTTTGCTCATTGAAACACGAATTGAAATGGACACTTCCTTTCAAGGgaacaaattcaaaaaaaatgtattatggacGAAAGTTGCTGAAAAGTTAAATACATCTTTTCCAAACTATGCACCTGTCAGTGCCGATAAATGTGATTCCAAATGGAGAAATCTCTGGGTTACCTACAAAGCTAACGTAAAGAAATCACATTTATCAGGAAGAGACAGTGTCACCTGGGAATACTATGATGTTCTTGATGaacaatttggaaaaaaaccaAATGTACGGCCTCCTCCAAGTACCTTAATTAGTACACTAAATTCATCTTATACTTCTAATGAAGATGATCACCATTTAGAATCCCTTGATAATACACTTGATAAATCTCCTGGTCAATctgataatataacaaataataatattacagttagaGAAACTAGgcaagaaaattataaaagattaaagACTGGGTATGGTATGgctgattatataaatttgaagaagaaagaaattgaatatcaaaacgaaattcaaaaaaaactattgcaCCTCAAAGAAAGAGAGGTAGATGCATTGTGCACAATGTCTCAAGCTCTCAATACTATGGCTGATAAAGCAAGCAACATATGA